A genome region from Methanobacterium subterraneum includes the following:
- a CDS encoding glycosyltransferase, with the protein MSWIILLFVLIIASVKTRSSKKPMTVSVILPAYNEEKTVASVIKTVQALNYVDEIIVVNDGSLDDTEQVAKEAGATVISHTKNRGKGAAIKTGFKNSKGDVVVFMDADLQKLVPKQVDKMIQPILNDEADVTKTKFKREAGRVTELTAKPLLSFFFPEIKFEQPLSGQFAAKRSFLNNIQLEDDYGVDVGIVLDADVMGVRVKEVDIGNISHSMSSLYELNIVATEVVRTIVDRANSYGRITMIDTLGKSIRMGVLGLSLTTLGFFFVFFIRIRPSYLALYIGLAIVVIGIIIATYYIIKIIRASIKTILRPDDKSRNLKSFFYMHSPLVVSALIMFAVLFTMLGSVHVDEGKISIEPAARNVIFWKQPVENQTIDIRGPYTVDSALENEFSIIRIPQDALNTLELGYGDKIIIGEQSYTLNQTIPGEDSIMRIPYNARTTLGINVRDVIRDTDLRNYFKDLYATKNITLSTSNMTMVEGIIIKNTVSDAKTINIYLNNEKIGTTTGILKDGSYKIYMNGYLYKTIQVNNDNSQKTFTMTKGNNVVRIEVAGDVKSSTELPTSDKGILFYFNFPGS; encoded by the coding sequence GTGTCTTGGATTATTCTGTTATTTGTCCTGATCATCGCTTCGGTGAAAACCAGGAGCTCAAAAAAACCAATGACCGTTTCGGTCATATTACCAGCTTATAATGAGGAAAAAACTGTTGCCAGTGTGATAAAAACAGTGCAGGCCCTGAATTATGTTGATGAAATAATCGTGGTCAATGATGGTTCCCTGGATGATACCGAACAGGTGGCAAAAGAAGCAGGAGCCACAGTTATAAGCCACACCAAAAACCGTGGGAAGGGTGCCGCTATAAAAACTGGATTTAAGAATTCTAAAGGAGATGTGGTAGTGTTTATGGATGCTGATCTCCAGAAGCTGGTCCCCAAACAGGTGGACAAAATGATCCAACCCATCCTTAATGATGAGGCAGATGTTACCAAAACCAAATTCAAAAGAGAAGCAGGTCGAGTGACTGAACTAACTGCTAAGCCTCTTTTAAGCTTTTTCTTCCCAGAAATCAAGTTTGAACAACCCTTAAGTGGTCAATTCGCTGCTAAAAGATCTTTCCTGAATAACATTCAACTGGAAGATGATTACGGAGTGGATGTTGGAATTGTATTGGACGCCGATGTGATGGGAGTACGGGTTAAAGAAGTGGACATAGGAAATATCAGCCACTCTATGTCCTCCCTCTACGAACTGAACATCGTGGCCACTGAAGTAGTGAGGACCATAGTGGATCGGGCCAACAGCTACGGTAGAATAACCATGATCGACACCCTGGGAAAATCCATCAGGATGGGTGTTCTAGGTCTTTCTTTAACCACCCTTGGATTCTTCTTTGTCTTCTTCATCAGAATCCGCCCTTCATACCTCGCCCTATACATAGGACTAGCCATAGTCGTAATCGGGATTATCATAGCCACATATTACATCATTAAGATCATCAGGGCATCTATTAAAACCATTTTAAGGCCAGATGATAAGTCCCGGAACCTGAAATCATTCTTCTACATGCACTCACCCCTTGTAGTTTCCGCACTTATCATGTTCGCAGTGCTCTTTACCATGTTGGGCTCGGTGCACGTGGATGAAGGGAAAATATCCATTGAACCCGCTGCTAGAAATGTGATATTCTGGAAGCAACCAGTTGAAAACCAAACCATCGATATCCGGGGACCCTACACCGTGGACAGTGCCCTGGAAAATGAGTTTTCAATTATTAGAATACCGCAGGATGCTCTGAATACATTGGAACTGGGATATGGAGATAAGATTATCATTGGCGAGCAGAGTTATACTCTGAATCAGACCATTCCTGGTGAGGATAGCATAATGAGAATACCATACAATGCCCGTACCACCCTAGGAATCAATGTACGTGACGTTATACGAGATACTGATCTGCGTAATTACTTCAAGGACCTCTACGCCACCAAGAACATCACTCTGAGCACGTCCAATATGACTATGGTTGAAGGGATTATAATCAAAAACACAGTAAGTGATGCTAAAACCATCAATATCTACCTCAACAATGAGAAAATAGGCACAACCACCGGGATACTTAAAGATGGATCTTATAAAATCTATATGAATGGTTACCTTTATAAGACAATCCAAGTGAACAATGATAACTCCCAAAAAACATTCACAATGACTAAAGGCAATAACGTGGTGAGGATTGAAGTTGCTGGAGATGTCAAGTCCAGTACAGAGCTCCCCACATCTGATAAGGGAATTTTGTTCTACTTTAACTTCCCAGGTAGTTGA
- the mmp11 gene encoding methanogenesis marker protein 11 — protein MEILTPRDLKDKFQDPWVAPYQKVLTMVDNDLVEIVEYHPCISGSQWMIYQYQNSSDIVLGAKRDGNRHTFLVKAEKSNLSLKPSLHAAGIEEVSVGDDEVKVVHAGLAGAGVGAAMCRGMAEGVKRVELHDVGGGSKVGRATVVTPRMEKLVIGIDDTDTKDEGATWTLAHNVGAELARQGYEYLDHITVQLYPHNPNKTQNCVGIALVFAVKPGEKDEVIQKVVELLKKGTLSDKTAIAVLEGINVPEKLRSYGEAAKKSMLTVEEAEKVAEEVGVELVEVTGSQGKIGALAALGMYNDIEEAVKVYY, from the coding sequence ATGGAAATACTCACCCCTCGTGACTTAAAGGATAAATTCCAGGACCCATGGGTTGCACCATACCAGAAGGTCCTCACCATGGTGGATAACGACCTGGTGGAGATCGTGGAATACCACCCTTGCATCAGTGGATCCCAGTGGATGATCTACCAGTACCAGAACAGCAGTGACATAGTACTGGGGGCTAAAAGAGACGGCAACCGACATACCTTTCTGGTTAAGGCCGAAAAATCCAATTTAAGTCTCAAACCCAGCCTGCACGCTGCAGGGATAGAAGAAGTCTCTGTTGGTGATGATGAAGTTAAAGTAGTCCACGCTGGACTGGCTGGAGCAGGTGTAGGCGCAGCCATGTGTAGGGGAATGGCTGAAGGAGTCAAAAGAGTAGAACTTCACGATGTAGGTGGAGGATCCAAAGTGGGAAGAGCTACAGTGGTCACTCCACGAATGGAGAAATTGGTTATAGGTATTGATGACACTGACACCAAAGACGAAGGAGCCACCTGGACACTGGCTCATAATGTAGGTGCGGAACTGGCCAGACAGGGATATGAGTATCTGGATCATATCACCGTCCAGTTATATCCTCACAATCCCAACAAAACCCAGAACTGTGTGGGCATCGCCCTGGTATTCGCAGTGAAACCAGGAGAAAAAGATGAAGTGATTCAGAAGGTAGTTGAACTTCTTAAAAAAGGAACATTATCTGATAAAACCGCAATTGCTGTTCTTGAAGGTATTAATGTCCCTGAAAAGCTCAGATCTTATGGGGAAGCTGCCAAAAAATCCATGTTAACGGTGGAAGAAGCAGAAAAAGTGGCGGAAGAAGTGGGTGTAGAACTAGTGGAAGTTACCGGTTCCCAGGGGAAAATAGGTGCTTTAGCTGCACTGGGTATGTACAATGATATTGAAGAGGCAGTGAAGGTTTATTATTGA
- the ribH gene encoding 6,7-dimethyl-8-ribityllumazine synthase — MVKVRIGAVVAEFNYDITHMMLELAKEHAKFLESEITEVITVPGVFDMPLAIKKLLEQDDIDAVVTLGAVIEGATSHDEIVVQHASRKIADLALEYDKPVGLGITGPGMTRLEAHQRVEYAKRAVEAVVKMTERLK; from the coding sequence ATGGTAAAAGTTCGAATTGGAGCCGTAGTAGCAGAATTTAATTACGACATCACCCATATGATGTTAGAATTAGCTAAAGAACACGCTAAATTTCTAGAATCAGAAATAACAGAAGTAATAACTGTCCCAGGAGTCTTTGACATGCCATTGGCCATCAAAAAACTCTTAGAACAGGATGATATTGATGCAGTGGTAACCCTGGGAGCGGTAATTGAAGGAGCCACATCCCATGATGAAATCGTGGTCCAGCATGCCTCCCGTAAAATTGCAGACCTGGCACTGGAATACGATAAACCAGTGGGACTGGGAATCACTGGCCCTGGCATGACCCGTTTGGAAGCCCATCAGAGGGTTGAATATGCTAAACGTGCCGTTGAAGCCGTAGTTAAAATGACCGAACGGCTCAAATAG
- a CDS encoding isocitrate/isopropylmalate family dehydrogenase has protein sequence MYKIAVIPGDGIGKEVMEATLHVLEAIDVVFDYTFADAGDEYMEKTGVALPRETVDIVKASQACLFGAAGESAADVIVKMRQELDLYVNLRPVKSYPGTKCIFDNLDFVIVRENTEGLYIGLEEETEEGATATRVVTRKASERICKFAFEYTKKTGRKKVTAVHKANVLKKTDGLFKETFYKVAEDYPDMELDDRYVDATAMFFITKPEMFDVIVTTNLFGDILSDEGAGLVGGLGLIPSANIGENQGLFEPVHGSAPRLAGKGVANPSAMILSAVMMLDYLDENNAARKLENALVEVLAEGKVVTGDLGGSSSTMEMAAEVRSKLEEYN, from the coding sequence ATGTATAAAATAGCAGTTATACCCGGAGACGGGATTGGAAAAGAAGTTATGGAAGCAACCCTGCATGTTTTAGAGGCAATAGATGTAGTTTTTGATTACACATTCGCTGATGCAGGAGATGAGTACATGGAAAAAACAGGGGTGGCCCTACCACGGGAAACAGTGGACATAGTTAAAGCATCACAAGCCTGTTTATTCGGGGCGGCAGGAGAATCAGCAGCAGATGTGATCGTTAAAATGAGGCAGGAACTGGACCTGTACGTGAACCTACGACCAGTGAAATCATATCCCGGAACCAAATGCATCTTTGACAACCTGGATTTTGTCATAGTCCGTGAAAACACTGAAGGACTATACATAGGCCTGGAAGAAGAAACTGAAGAAGGAGCCACTGCCACCAGAGTGGTCACCAGAAAAGCTTCCGAGAGAATATGCAAATTCGCCTTTGAATACACTAAAAAAACAGGTAGGAAGAAAGTTACTGCAGTTCACAAGGCTAATGTACTTAAAAAAACCGACGGCCTCTTTAAAGAAACATTTTACAAGGTAGCTGAAGACTATCCGGACATGGAACTGGATGACCGTTACGTGGACGCCACTGCCATGTTTTTCATCACCAAACCAGAAATGTTCGATGTAATTGTAACCACCAACCTCTTCGGAGACATCCTATCTGATGAAGGAGCAGGATTAGTGGGAGGCTTAGGATTGATCCCATCAGCCAATATTGGAGAAAATCAGGGATTATTCGAGCCAGTTCATGGTTCAGCCCCAAGACTAGCAGGTAAAGGAGTTGCAAATCCCTCTGCAATGATCCTATCTGCAGTTATGATGCTGGATTACCTGGATGAAAATAATGCAGCCCGTAAACTGGAGAATGCTCTGGTGGAAGTCCTGGCAGAAGGCAAAGTGGTTACTGGAGATCTGGGTGGCAGCTCATCCACCATGGAAATGGCTGCAGAAGTCAGAAGTAAACTGGAAGAGTATAACTAA
- a CDS encoding 3-isopropylmalate dehydratase small subunit, protein MDKVLKGKVWKFPDDVDTDMIVPGRYLVLTGEEELAACVMEGHDPDFAKKVGKGDIIVAGKNFGCGSSREHAPIAIKGAGISAVVAESFARIFYRNSINIGLLLIEAKGISKHIGEGDEIEIDIDLGVIKDVNRSKEFEIKPLPEFMMGIMNEGGLISYLKNHLAEIKD, encoded by the coding sequence ATGGATAAAGTACTCAAAGGAAAAGTTTGGAAGTTCCCTGATGACGTGGACACGGATATGATCGTCCCTGGCCGATATCTGGTTTTAACTGGAGAAGAAGAACTTGCAGCTTGTGTTATGGAAGGCCATGATCCTGATTTTGCTAAAAAAGTAGGAAAAGGTGACATCATTGTGGCCGGGAAAAACTTCGGTTGCGGGTCATCCCGGGAACATGCACCAATAGCTATAAAAGGAGCAGGAATATCGGCTGTGGTAGCAGAATCATTCGCCAGAATATTCTACCGGAACTCTATAAACATCGGTTTACTCCTCATAGAAGCCAAAGGAATCTCCAAACACATAGGGGAAGGGGATGAAATAGAGATAGACATTGACCTAGGTGTTATAAAAGATGTGAACAGGTCTAAAGAATTTGAAATAAAACCTCTCCCTGAATTCATGATGGGAATCATGAACGAAGGAGGGCTAATTAGCTACCTGAAAAACCATCTGGCTGAGATAAAGGATTAA
- the hacA gene encoding homoaconitase large subunit gives MSMTMAEKILAKSAGLEETSAGKIVMANIDVAMTHDLTGPLSVKSFQKIGVEKVWDPEKIVVLFDHQVPADSLEAAQNHMFMREFVEKQEIANFYDVREGVCHQVLPEKGHVIPGEVIVGTDSHTCTHGSLGAFATGIGSTDMAMVFATGKLWFKVPETIKFEIEGKLGQHVYSKDVVLNIIGQIGADGATYQACEFGGQTTSNMSISQRMALCNMAIEMGGKTGMVEVDEKTKNYLKGRTTKSYDAFKTDEDADSLTTMYVDVNDLEPQIACPHNVDNVKPVTEVDGTPIDQVFLGSCTNGRLDDLQVAAEILKGKQVSHDVRMLVIPASREIYRQALDEGLMSIFVDAGALVCNPCCGPCLGGHVGLLGPGETSLSTSNRNFKGRQGSPEAEVYLSSAAVAAASAIKGKITDPRE, from the coding sequence ATGTCAATGACCATGGCAGAAAAAATACTGGCAAAATCAGCAGGACTAGAGGAAACAAGTGCAGGAAAAATTGTTATGGCTAATATCGACGTGGCCATGACCCATGATCTAACCGGGCCATTATCAGTGAAATCATTCCAGAAGATCGGGGTGGAAAAGGTATGGGATCCAGAGAAGATCGTGGTTCTTTTTGACCACCAGGTACCAGCAGATTCCCTGGAAGCCGCACAAAACCATATGTTTATGAGAGAATTCGTGGAAAAACAGGAAATAGCCAATTTCTACGATGTTAGAGAAGGAGTATGTCACCAGGTACTCCCTGAAAAAGGACACGTAATTCCAGGAGAAGTAATTGTGGGAACAGACTCTCACACCTGCACTCACGGGTCATTAGGTGCATTTGCAACTGGAATTGGCTCAACCGACATGGCAATGGTATTTGCAACCGGAAAACTATGGTTCAAAGTGCCTGAAACCATAAAATTTGAAATAGAAGGCAAATTAGGACAACATGTATACTCCAAGGATGTGGTCCTCAACATCATCGGACAGATAGGGGCCGACGGTGCAACCTACCAGGCCTGTGAATTTGGAGGCCAAACCACCAGTAACATGTCAATATCCCAGCGTATGGCTCTGTGTAACATGGCCATAGAAATGGGTGGTAAAACTGGAATGGTGGAAGTGGATGAAAAAACCAAAAATTACCTCAAAGGACGCACAACCAAATCTTATGATGCTTTCAAAACTGATGAAGATGCAGACTCACTCACCACCATGTACGTGGATGTAAATGATCTGGAACCGCAGATTGCCTGCCCCCACAACGTGGACAATGTAAAACCAGTCACCGAGGTGGATGGAACACCAATAGACCAAGTATTCCTGGGATCATGTACCAACGGACGCCTGGATGACCTGCAGGTAGCAGCAGAAATCCTGAAGGGAAAACAAGTCTCCCATGATGTAAGGATGCTGGTAATACCCGCCTCCCGTGAAATCTACCGTCAGGCACTGGATGAGGGGCTCATGAGCATATTCGTAGATGCCGGGGCACTGGTATGCAACCCCTGTTGCGGGCCCTGCCTGGGTGGCCATGTAGGACTTCTGGGACCTGGAGAAACGAGTCTCTCCACCTCCAACCGAAACTTCAAGGGCAGACAGGGAAGTCCCGAAGCCGAAGTCTACCTTAGTTCAGCTGCGGTGGCCGCTGCATCAGCAATCAAGGGTAAAATAACAGATCCAAGGGAGTAA
- a CDS encoding MarR family winged helix-turn-helix transcriptional regulator, which translates to MNKELELVESMDKLSDLMRKFQTQLRSGDLKEYTLRQLYYIELIDKNQGISVSELAKKLEVKKSTVSIAINQLIDLGIINKIQSNEDKRFYSLQLTPKGNQIMEMHKQVHKNTIKKVLKILNPEEVENFVKIVNKITVSKL; encoded by the coding sequence ATGAATAAGGAGCTTGAACTGGTAGAATCAATGGATAAACTTAGCGATCTAATGAGAAAATTCCAAACACAACTTCGAAGTGGAGATTTAAAAGAATACACTCTTAGACAACTTTACTACATAGAATTAATCGATAAAAACCAGGGAATAAGCGTTTCGGAACTGGCCAAGAAACTGGAAGTGAAAAAATCAACGGTATCTATAGCCATCAACCAGCTGATTGATCTGGGGATTATAAACAAAATCCAATCCAACGAGGACAAACGTTTCTATTCCCTGCAATTAACCCCTAAAGGTAACCAAATAATGGAAATGCACAAACAAGTCCATAAAAATACGATAAAAAAGGTTCTAAAGATATTAAACCCGGAAGAAGTAGAAAATTTCGTGAAAATTGTAAATAAAATCACAGTTTCCAAATTATAG
- a CDS encoding OB-fold nucleic acid binding domain-containing protein: protein MREMSQEIKDEYEKIKDKISYEEFLKKMEEYKKENADVSFIDDISIAHMVVGDYITEKNEPTEEVKDFWKIKDLESGTQHINLVGRVMSISNVKKFTSKKGREGKLANLILADETGRIRVVFWTENIKLMDKFQEGDVVRINDVEVKQGFREDETHLNIQSSLEKLDPKDYPNLPPYNDKITPLSEVKGDAEVNVIARIIRIPRVRSFDRNGRDGKVVSLELQDKSGSMQFTLWNKDTNLIDDLDLKEGDAIQIMGAQSRVRNGEISLSHSWIGRIIKGNFDVPEYHEDILKIGDAHEMRNVTLVGLVSKVYDTITFERDDGSTGKVKSMELEDETGAIRVTLWNEDTEIDVKKGDILKIIGGNIEFDDYSGTNYRLNTNWNTKFIINPVIDQEMKDALKEVGKYLKPMKIGDLNKIEDDGEEVDIIGRVVNLYEPNEFQRDDGTAGQVRTAEIADDSGMVRVSLWDTKAEHPLKEGDALKIENARTRLGDYQVDLSVGRTSRLIEPTEDEIKDLPSLKDVESMIYQSKKITELAEGDRDVSIFGRILSMGEPTQFTKSDGSSGVVRSMEIADDTGVVRASLWDDQANTAFKEGEAVKIENPRVSLRNDRIELSVGRTTLISKPNEEEASVPSLDAIEGKLYPPKNIGDIEEGDQSIKVTGEVVDIRGNKILFEMCPNCNKRVNWVDDAYICDICGEEIKKPNMLMIISLMLEDDTGTISITFFRKAAEEVLGITTAQAEEIIAATGDEGSLEEKVGDLVGRQITVIADASFDEYNEEVRLNTRKMVDVKL, encoded by the coding sequence ATGAGGGAAATGAGCCAAGAGATAAAGGATGAATATGAGAAAATTAAGGATAAAATCTCATACGAAGAATTCTTAAAAAAGATGGAAGAATATAAGAAAGAAAACGCTGATGTAAGCTTTATTGACGATATTAGCATAGCCCATATGGTAGTAGGGGACTATATTACTGAAAAAAATGAACCCACAGAAGAAGTGAAAGATTTCTGGAAAATAAAAGATTTGGAAAGTGGTACCCAGCACATAAATCTTGTGGGGCGGGTAATGAGTATTTCCAATGTTAAGAAATTCACCAGTAAAAAAGGTAGAGAGGGAAAACTAGCAAATCTGATTCTCGCAGATGAAACTGGCAGAATAAGGGTTGTTTTTTGGACTGAAAATATCAAACTAATGGATAAATTCCAGGAAGGCGATGTGGTTCGGATCAATGATGTTGAAGTGAAACAGGGTTTCCGGGAGGATGAAACCCACCTGAACATCCAATCATCCTTGGAAAAATTGGATCCTAAGGATTACCCTAATTTACCCCCATATAACGATAAAATAACTCCTTTAAGTGAGGTTAAAGGAGATGCGGAGGTAAATGTTATTGCCCGTATCATCCGGATCCCCCGAGTAAGATCCTTCGATCGTAATGGGAGAGATGGTAAAGTAGTCTCCCTGGAACTGCAGGACAAGAGTGGTAGCATGCAGTTCACCCTCTGGAACAAAGACACCAACCTCATTGATGATCTGGATCTAAAGGAAGGAGATGCCATCCAGATAATGGGAGCCCAAAGCAGAGTCCGCAATGGAGAAATATCCCTAAGTCACTCCTGGATTGGGAGAATAATAAAAGGAAACTTTGACGTTCCAGAATACCATGAAGATATTCTCAAAATCGGAGACGCCCATGAAATGCGAAATGTTACCCTCGTCGGCCTGGTTAGTAAGGTCTACGATACCATAACCTTCGAACGAGACGATGGAAGCACTGGTAAAGTGAAATCAATGGAATTAGAGGATGAAACTGGAGCCATTAGGGTTACCCTGTGGAACGAGGACACTGAAATCGATGTTAAAAAGGGAGATATCCTGAAAATCATTGGAGGTAACATTGAATTCGATGATTATTCCGGCACCAACTATAGGTTAAACACCAACTGGAACACTAAATTCATCATCAACCCAGTAATAGACCAGGAAATGAAAGATGCACTGAAAGAGGTTGGCAAATATCTTAAACCAATGAAAATCGGTGATCTTAATAAGATTGAGGATGATGGTGAAGAAGTGGATATCATTGGACGTGTGGTTAACCTCTACGAGCCTAACGAATTTCAGCGTGACGATGGCACCGCTGGTCAGGTGAGAACTGCAGAAATTGCCGATGACTCGGGAATGGTGAGGGTTTCCCTATGGGACACTAAAGCCGAACATCCACTTAAAGAGGGAGATGCCCTGAAAATTGAGAACGCACGCACCCGTCTGGGAGATTACCAGGTGGATCTCAGTGTTGGTAGAACTTCCCGACTAATTGAACCCACTGAAGATGAGATAAAAGACTTACCCTCCCTAAAAGATGTGGAATCAATGATCTACCAGAGTAAAAAGATCACCGAGTTGGCAGAAGGAGACAGGGATGTTAGCATTTTCGGCCGAATTCTAAGTATGGGAGAACCAACCCAGTTCACCAAAAGTGACGGCAGCTCCGGCGTGGTTCGTTCCATGGAGATTGCCGACGACACTGGAGTGGTAAGAGCTTCCCTCTGGGATGATCAGGCCAATACAGCCTTTAAAGAAGGTGAAGCTGTTAAAATCGAAAACCCCCGAGTTAGTCTGAGAAATGACCGTATAGAACTCAGTGTAGGTAGAACCACCCTCATTAGTAAACCCAATGAAGAAGAAGCATCTGTTCCCAGTTTGGACGCGATAGAAGGAAAACTCTACCCTCCCAAAAATATTGGAGACATTGAGGAGGGAGATCAGAGCATCAAGGTGACTGGAGAAGTGGTGGATATCCGGGGTAACAAGATACTCTTTGAAATGTGCCCCAACTGTAACAAAAGAGTTAACTGGGTTGACGATGCTTATATCTGCGATATTTGTGGTGAAGAAATCAAAAAACCAAATATGCTGATGATCATCAGTCTCATGTTAGAGGATGACACCGGAACCATAAGTATCACCTTCTTCCGTAAAGCCGCCGAGGAAGTTCTGGGCATCACCACTGCCCAAGCTGAGGAAATCATAGCTGCAACAGGCGATGAAGGATCCCTGGAAGAAAAAGTTGGTGATCTGGTTGGTAGGCAGATCACGGTGATCGCCGATGCCAGCTTCGACGAATACAATGAGGAAGTGCGTTTAAACACCAGGAAAATGGTGGATGTTAAACTTTAA
- the radA gene encoding DNA repair and recombination protein RadA: MVELEDLPNVGEKTAQKLRDAGFADMMRLATATAKELSVKAEIGEGVAEKVIEAARKAEQIDFETALDVMERRKDVGHIITGSTGLDELIGGGIETQAITEVFGEFGSGKSQISHEIAVTVQLPPEKGGLCGECVFIDTENTFRPERIKQIAEGFTLDVEEVLGKIHIARAFNSSHQILMADKVNELIQKGVNIRLVIVDSLTSHFRAEYVGRESLATRQQKLNQHLHTLQNIANTYNVAVFVTNQVQARPDAFFGSPTKAIGGHVLGHASTYRIWLKKGLAGKRIARLVDSPHLPEGESVFKVVTEGIVD, translated from the coding sequence ATGGTGGAACTGGAAGATTTACCTAATGTAGGAGAAAAAACCGCTCAAAAATTAAGAGATGCTGGTTTTGCAGATATGATGCGACTGGCCACCGCCACCGCCAAGGAACTCAGTGTTAAAGCTGAAATTGGTGAAGGAGTTGCGGAAAAGGTCATCGAAGCTGCTCGGAAGGCAGAGCAGATCGACTTTGAAACAGCCCTAGATGTGATGGAACGCAGGAAAGATGTGGGCCACATCATCACCGGGAGTACTGGTTTAGACGAGTTGATTGGTGGAGGAATAGAAACTCAGGCCATAACCGAGGTTTTCGGAGAATTCGGATCCGGTAAAAGTCAAATATCCCATGAAATCGCAGTTACGGTTCAGTTACCCCCTGAAAAGGGAGGTTTATGTGGAGAATGCGTTTTCATTGACACTGAAAACACCTTCCGGCCCGAAAGGATAAAACAAATAGCAGAAGGATTCACCTTGGATGTAGAGGAAGTTCTGGGCAAGATTCACATTGCCCGGGCATTTAACTCCAGCCACCAGATACTAATGGCTGATAAAGTCAACGAACTCATACAAAAAGGAGTGAATATTCGTCTGGTGATTGTTGATTCCCTTACTTCTCATTTCCGTGCAGAATATGTGGGAAGGGAATCCCTGGCTACACGGCAACAAAAACTGAATCAACACTTGCACACCCTGCAGAACATAGCTAACACTTACAATGTGGCTGTTTTTGTAACCAATCAGGTGCAAGCCCGCCCGGATGCCTTTTTCGGAAGTCCAACCAAGGCTATTGGAGGGCACGTGCTGGGACACGCATCTACATACAGAATATGGCTTAAAAAAGGACTTGCAGGTAAACGTATCGCCCGTTTAGTGGACAGCCCTCACTTACCCGAAGGTGAATCTGTATTCAAAGTAGTTACTGAAGGGATTGTTGATTAA